The genomic stretch AATCCCAAGCTTTCACCTGAATAATTTCACAACCTTGGTTTTCACCTTCTTTTCTCTGGAAACCGCTCAACATTTCAGAAATATCAGCTTTTGCTCTCTGCTTCATTGTAGGAACAGAAATTCCGTAACCGTCATCCCAGATCGAAACAATCATCGGAACCTGAAGCGCACACGCAGCATTCAATGTTTCCCAGAAGTGACCTTCTGCTGTAGAAGCGTCTCCGATGGTACCGAAAGCAACTTCGCCACCTTTATTGGAGAATTTTTCAGAACCCTCAAACTGTACGGTTTTATATATGTTTGAAGCTTGTGCTAAACCTAATAATCTAGGCATTTGACCTGCAGTAGGAGAAATGTCGGAAGAAATATTTTTCTGCGCAGTTAAATCTTTCCAGCTTCCGTCTTCATTTAAACTTCTTGTCGCAAAGTGCCCGTTCATCTGTCTTCCGGCAGAAGCAGGCTCTCTTTCTACACTTGTATCTGCATACAACTGAGCAAAGAAACTTTCAACCGTCAAAGCATCTGCTGCTAATGCAAAAGTTTGATCTCTGTAATATCCTGAACGGAAATCTCCGTTTCTGAAAACTTTTGCCATTGCAAGCTGCGGAAGCTCTTTTCCGTCTCCAAAAATTCCGAATTTAGCTTTTCCGGTAAGTACTTCTCTTCTGCCCAGGTAAGACATTTCACGAGAGATTCTTCCTAACTTATAGTCTTCAAGTATCTGATTTTTAAAATCTTGAAAGGAGATCTGTTGAGTTTCAATATAGGTTGTCTGCATAGCCAAATATTAAATATTTTTTATTAATGAAGTATTTTGCTAATATACACTTTTTATATTAATTTTAATTTTCAATAATGTTTTTTAAAAATTTGATAATCAAGATTATGATGTCTTAATTTTACATAATATAAAGAAAATGGAAAAAAAATCATCTCATATACTCAATGCATCCAGCAATTTACTAGGTTTTTCGATGCTGATTATCACTTCGCTGAAAATCACAAAAACGAGCCACAATACATATCTGGATGAATTCGCAGGAGTCGCATGTGTACTTTTTGCATGCAGCAGTTTTCTCTCATTTTTGGCAATAAGATCACGGAAGGAAAAGATGGAGAACAGATACGAGCAGATTGCGGATTATTTATTTTTATCCGCATTATTTTGTATTGTTTTGTCGGTGATTATGGTAACAACGATGATTTTAGATTAGTAATTTTTCGTACATGAAAAAGATATTTCATGAGTTTTAACCGCAAAAGCAACAAAAGATTTTATGATGAATTAGCTATTCAAAAGCAAGCAAAACAAATAATAACCAAAGATTCTACATTTTGTGGACTTTGACATCCTCTTTTTTAGCATTTCTTTTGTCGCTTTTGCGGTTAAAAATATTATGTATTAAAATTAGTCATTATATTTTCTCTCGCTGATTTTGCAGATTGTGCTTATTATTTTAAATCAGCAAAATTTCCTTAATCTGCGAGACTTAAATAAACAAAAAAATCTTTTAGAACTTTCTTTCGATAACGTAATCAAGCATTTTATGCAAAGATTCTCTTACCTGAGAATCCGGAAATTCATTGAGGATATCTTTTGCTTTTTGCTGAAAATCTTTCATCACGGTAATTGCGTAATCTAAACCGCCCGAACTTTTTACAAAAGCAATCAGTTCTTTCACCCTTTTTTGATCGTTATTATAACGTTTAATCGTATTGAAATAATACTTTCTGTCGGTTTCGCCGGCTATTTTTAAAGTATGAATCAACGGCAAAGTCATCTTTTGTTCTTTGATATCGATTCCGACAGGTTTTCCGATGACATTTGAACTTAAATAATCGAACAAATCATCTTTAATCTGAAAAGCCATTCCGGTGTATGTTCCAAACTGCATCATTTTCTTGGCTAAAGCTTCGTCTGCGTTATTCGACAGAGCGCCGATTTCGCAGCAGGCGGCAATTAAGGTTGCTGTTTTCTGGCGGATAATTTCATAATAAACATCTTCGGTAATATCAAGTTTTCTGGCTTTTTCCAATTGAAGAAGTTCGCCTTCAGACATTTCTCTGATCGTTCTTGAAATCACGGAAAGCAAATCATAGTCTTTATGATCGGTAGAAAGCAGTACCGCTTTTGAAAGTAAAAAATCACCTACTAAAACCGCAATTTTATTTTTCCACAATGCATTGATTGAAAAGAAATTACGACGTTTAAAACTTTCATCCACCACATCATCGTGAACCAAAGTTGCCGTGTGAATCAACTCAATCATTGAAGCGCCACGATACGTTTTTTCGTTAACATCGCCAATTAATTTTGCACACAGAAACACAAACATCGGACGCATCTGTTTCCCTTTTGTGGTAACAATAAAACGGGTAACTTTATCGAGTAAAGCGACTCTGCTCTGCATAGATTCATAAAACTTTTGTTCGAAAAGTTTCATTTCCTCATTGATCGGCTGCTTGATTTCTTCTACAATGTTTGCCACGAAGTAAGAATGATGGGTGAGTATTTATTAATTCTCACAAAGATAATTTTTTTCCGCCAATTTTAACAGAAATTAAAGTTTGAGTTTTTCTTTAGGAATAAAATAAAAAAATGGCTTGGTCTTCTTAATAGGCGAATAAAATTTTTCGCCGGAAATATAAACTCCGGTTTCATCAACAGCAATTCCCTCGATCTGACCAATCGTTAAAGCACTTCCCAAGTAAAGATGTCTGGAGTTTTCATTGAAAAATATTCCAGGCTCAGATTCATTAAAGATATTTAAAAACACTTCTGTTTTCTTGGTGTAACCCACTACGTAAAGCTTTTTATCAAAATAAGAAGCATCTGTTACGACAAAATTTGTTTTGTAAGATTCTATTTTTTGAGCGGGCTGATTTTCAAAAACTTCTGGATCAATCGTGTAATGCGTGGTAGATTTTGAAGCCCATTCTTTAGTAAAAATATGGATTTTACCATTTAAATAAATCATAGATTCCAAATCAAAATCTGTGTTGATATTTCTTGAAGTAAAATCTTTTTGCTCAGGATAATAAAATGAAATCGTTTTCATCGAATCATTTTGCAGCTGATTATTTTGAAAAGGAATTTTATAAATTTTTAAATGTTGCCTTGTTCCAGCATTGTTTCCAAAATCTCCGATGTAGAAGTTTTTGCCATCGTTAGTTAATGCTTCCCAATCTTTATTTTCGGCATTTGTTTTTAAAACTTTTAGAATTTTTCCTGAATTTTTATCAATTTCATACAATTCTGCCGGGTTTCCACTGTCGTTAAAAGTGTAAAGTTTTCCATCAAAAAAATTCAGTCCTGAAGTTTCCTGAATCGAATCATTAAGAACTGCAATTCTATATTTTTTAAGCTTAAAAATTTCTGCCTGTTGAGAAAAAGCAGTCTGAAAAAAGAATAGGGCAAATAATAGAATGATCTTCTTCATTCTACAAAAATAGGATTTTAAGTATAAACTGACTGTTAAGAATAATCAAAAACCTTTAGAAAAAGGCAATGATTAATAGAATTTAGTCTGTAACTTTATTAGCCAACTGTCCGCAAGCTGCATCAATATCACCACCACGACTTTTCCGAATCATAACGGTAATTCCGGCATTCTCAAGCTGACGAACATAATTGTCTTCTGCTTTTTTATTGCATTGGTCGTATTTTCCGTCACCGATTGGGTTATATTGAATCAAATTGACTTTAGAAGGAATCTGTTTGCAATATTTAATTAATGCTTTAATATCCTCATCTCCGTCATTAATGCCTTTCCACACACAATATTCGAAAGTGACTACTGAACCCGTTTTTTTGTACCAATATTGAAGAGATTCCATAATATCTGTCAACGGAAATTTATCCGAGAACGGCATAATTTCGTTACGCTTAGACTCAATCGCTGAGTGTAGGGACAAAGCTAATTTTACACGCAACTCATCATCTGCCAACATTTTTATCATCTTCGGAATTCCGGATGTAGAAACAGTGATTCTTCTTGGCGACATTCCCAAACCTTCCGGCTGAGTGATTTTTCGGATCGCTTCAACCACATTTTTGTAATTCATCATCGGCTCGCCCATTCCCATAAATACAATATTGGAAAGCGGTCTGTTGAAATACATTTTACTTTGGCTATCAATTAAAGCAACCTGATCTACTATTTCAGCGACTTCAAGATTTCTCATTCTTTTGAGTCTTGCTGTAGCACAAAATTCGCAGTTTAACGAACATCCTACTTGTGAAGAAACACAAGCTGTGGTTCTGGTTTCTGTAGGAATTAAAACAGATTCTACCAATAAGCCGTCGTGAAGCTTCACTCCATTTTTAATGGTTCCGTCTGTACTTTTCTGAAGCTGATCTACAGAAACTGGATTAATGGTATATTCTTCAGAAATTTTGTCACGAAGCTGCTTTGAAAGATTCGTCATCTCCTCTATAGAATGCAGATTTTTGCTCCACAGCCAATCGTAAACCTGCTTCGCACGAAACGGTTTTTCTCCTAAAGATCCAAAATAATCTTTAAGCTGGTCGAGGGATAGAGTTCTTATATCTTTCATAATATTAAAGAGCCAAGTTAAAAGTAGAAATTAAAAAGTTTTTAAAGTTTAGTGTTATTTACTATTGCAGCGAGAATATTTTTCAATTCGGAACTTTCTTTCAATAGAAATTTAAATTCATCAGAATCATAACCATCTAATTTTTCCAAAACCCGAAGCCAAAAATTACTTTCCCTGGCTTCTCTTAAAGCAATTTTCACTTTATTTCTAAAGTCTGCTTTAGAAGATCCGGCTTGAGATTCTTCATAATTAGCACCAATTGATGTAGCAGATTTTCCAAGCTGAAATCTTATCAATTTACTTTCAGAATCATTTGGTAGTTTTCTTAAAAATATAAGACAATTAACTCCAAATTCAAAAGTTCTCGTAAGTAAATCGTTTTCTCTCATCTTAACCTCTAACTTTTATACTTTTAACTTGGTTCTTTTTACTTGTTTTATATAATTAACATTGCGTCACCGTAAGAATAGAATTTATACTTTTCTTTTACGGCTTCTTCGTAGGCATGCATTAGGAAATCTTTTCCGGCAAACGCAGCAATCATCATCATTAAAGTTGATTTTGGCGTATGGAAATTCGTAATCATTGTGTTGGCAATTCCGAAATCGTGTGGTGGATAAATGAATTTATTAGTCCAACCATTGAAAGCCGAAATTTTTCTGTTTGAAGAAACAGAAGTTTCAATTGCTCTCATCGTTGTAGTTCCTACTGCACAAACTCTTCTGTTTTCCTGAACAGCTCTGTTGATGATTTCAGCATTTTTCTCATCGATGATGATTTCTTCAGATTCCATTTTATGTTTAGACAAATCTTCTACCTCAATTGGGTTGAAAGTTCCTAATCCTACATGAAGTGTTACCTCAGCAAAATCAATTCCTTTGATCTCTAGTCTCTTCATCAAATGCTTAGAGAAATGCAAACCTGCAGTTGGCGCCGCTACAGCTCCTTCTACTTTTGCATAAATCGTCTGATATCTTTCAGCATCTTCTGGCTCTACATCTCTTTTGATATATTTTGGAAGTGGAGTTTCTCCTAATTCTTTTAATTTTGATCTGAATTCTTCATAAGAACCATCAAATAAAAATCTTAACGTTCTACCTCTTGAAGTTGTATTATCGATTACCTCAGCAACCAAAGATTCGTCTTCAGTGAAGAATAATTTGTTACCAATTCTTATTTTTCTTGCAGGATCTACCAAAACATCCCAAACACGAGTTTCTTTATCAAGTTCTCTCAATAAGAAAACTTCAATCTTAGCTCCTGTTTTTTCTTTATTTCCGTAAAGACGAGCCGGGAAAACTTTAGTATTATTAAAGATGAAAAGATCTTTCTCATCGAAGTAATCTACTACATCTTTGAATAATTTATGCTCAATGGTTTGAGTTTTTCTGTCGAGAACCATTAATCTAGCTTCATCTCTATGCTCAGAAGGGTGTTCTGCCAATAATTCTTCAGGAAGGTCGAAATTAAAATCGGATGTTTTCATTTTTTAAATTACGGTTTAAAAATTATGTAAAATTACATGGTGTAATTTTCGAAGTGCAAATATACAACATTCTATACCCCTTTGTCAAGTGTTTATTTCACGCCTCTTTATTCATGAGGCTTTGAGGCTTAAATTTTATTCTTTTTGATTTTTTATCAGCAAAAAATGACTATTTTGGCTTAATCAAAATATTAAACGATGAGCAAATATTCTATTGAATCTTTTGTCAATGAAACAAAAGAAAACCCTCTTGAAAGAGATTATTTCGAACTGGAAAAACCAGCACTTTTAGAAATCAACCTAAACAATCAATCTGTCTGGACAAAAACCGGAAGCATGGTTGGTTATATCGGCAATATTAATTTTGAAAGACAAGGAATGCTTTCAGGCGGACTTGGAAATTTGTTAAAAAAAGCAATCAGCGGAGAAGGTGCAAAGTTGATGAAAGCAGAAGGAACAGGGAAACTATATGTTGCAGATGATGGTAAAAAAGTAAGAATTTTACATCTCAATAACGAAACAGTTTGTGTGAACGGAAATGATATTTTAGCACACGAACAGAGCATAAAAAGTGATATCACCATGCTGAAAAGCATTGCCGGAGTAATGTCGGGCGGATTGTTTCAGGTAAAACTTTCCGGTACAGGACATATCGCAATTACAACTCACGGTGAACCTTTAACTTTATTGGTAACTCCGGATGCACCTGTTTTCACAGATCCGAACGCAACTGTAGCCTGGTCTGGAAACCTAAGCCCAGAACTGAAAACCAATGTTTCTTTTAAAAGTTTAATTGGAAGAGGAAGCGGCGAAGAGTTTCAGATGAAATTTTCAGGTAATGGTTGGGTTTTGATTCAGCCTTATGAGGAAGTTTATCGACTTGAAAAATAAATATTAAAAAATGCGATTCGATTGAATCGCATTTTTACTCTTCAAAATCTGACCAATAATTATATTCTTTTAATACTAATTTTTCAGGTACCATAATATTTAAATCGGTTTTCTCAATTTTTTGAGTCGATTCTTCAAAAGCATAACCGGAAGTATAATATTTTGTTTGCTGACTGCTTACAATGTATTTGAATTTAGGATTTAGAAATGATTTTATTTTTTCATTAATTTCATCTGTTCTACTATAATCTGCACTAAAATTTACATAATCAAATTGTGATTTTTCAATTTTCACAATTCCTGAGATTTTCTTTCTTTTTAATCTTGCATTTTTGAAAACAATAATATTATAATATAAAGAATCAATTTTTTCGACTTTAATTACATTTTCTTTATCATAATCTTTCGTCTTTTGTTCCGGAAACTGATTTGAATATTTATAAGCAAAAGTGAGATTACCGTTCGATTTATTCACTTTAAAAACATGTCTTATACGATTTTCTTTCTCATAAATTGTAGCTATGGTTTTATTATTTTGAGTTATTAAAACTAATTTTTTATTATTGACTGAATCATAGAATGATTCACTAATCCATTCTTGTTTATCTGGCTTTATTCGTTTAGATTGCTCTCTTATAAAATGATCAAAATGATACTCTTGAGAAAAAACAAACATTGAAATAAGACATAATAAAAGTAAAAAAGATTTCTTCATTGTAAATAATTTGTGGAACACAAATATATCTTTTTAATTGGAAATATTTAAAGTTTATAAATAATCTAATACCTTTTTCCAATCCTCAAATTTCCTCTCAAAAGAAATGGTGTGAAGCGGACTTGTTGAAGGCAATAAATATATTGGAATTCTAAAGTTTTTACCTAATAATTTCTGTAGATTTTTATATGACTTTCCGCCATTGCAAAATATTGCCTGAATGTTTGGATAACTTTCTAAAAGCGTTCCAATCTGGTTGGCTTCTTCGTTTTTAATTTCAGAATCAAGGCTTCCTTTTCTTTCGCAGGAATCGATGACATCCCAAATTGCAATGTTATTTTTCTTTAAAATATCAATTCGTTCAGAATAATCTTCTGTAAATTCTTCATTAAACAATTCAAAAATAATCTTCCAGAATTTGTTTTGCGGATGAGCGTAGTATTGTTGTTTTTCTAAAGATTTCACACCGGGAATTGAACCTAAAATTAAAATTTTAGATTGACTATCAATAAATGGTGGAAATGATGAAATTCGGTTCTCCATAATCTTAAGATATAAATTTTGAATTGAATTTATTTAACGCAAAAAGCGCAAAAATTTCTTTTAAATCAAACTAAATATTTTCATTATTAAACAAAAAACGGGCTAAAGCCCGTTCCTATTGATATTTTTGAATACTTAAATTAATTATTCATTTTTAATTATTAAAGCGTTTCTTTCAACCAATCAAAAAATTCTCTCTGCCAAACTAAGCCGTTTTGAGGATGAAGAACCCAGTGGTTTTCGTTCGGGAAATATACTAATTTTGATTTCAGACCTCTCAATTTCGCAGCCTGGAAAGCTTCCTGACCTTGCTCGTAAGGAACACGGTAATCTATTCCACCCTGAAAAATCATAATTGGTCTATTCCATTTATCCACAAAATTACTCGGGTTAAATTCTGTATATGCTTTTGGAAGAGGCTTTTCCCAAGGTGAACCCAAATCCCAGTTGGCAAACCAAAGTTCTTCCGTGGTTAAATACCAAGATTTCATATCAAATAATCCATCGTGAGCGATGAATGTTTTGAATCTGTTCTCGTGAATTCCAGCCAACATAAATACGCTGTAACCACCGTAACTTGCTCCAACGGCTGCAACTCTGTCACCATCAACGTAAGGCAAAGTTTTAGCATAATCTGTTGCTGCCAAATAATCTCTCATCGGTTGTCCGCCCCAATCTTTTGAAATTGCTTCGTTCCATTTGGTTCCCCAACCCGGCATCCCGCGGCGGTTTGGTGCAACAACAACATAACCGTTTGCTGCCATTAAAGCAAAATTCCATCTTGTACTGAAAAATTGCGTAAGTCCAGATTGTGGACCTCCCTGACAATATACTAAAGTCGGATATTTTTTATTCGGATCGAAGTTTGGTGGATAATGGAACCACACGCCCATTTCTTTTCCGTCTGTGGTTTTCACCATTTTTAATTCAGATTTTCCTTGTGCTAATTTCGCATAGGTGTCTTTATTGACGTCTGTAACCTGGCTTAATTCTCCGTTTTTAAGATTTACAGAGAATAATTCTGAAGCATGGTTGATATCGGTTTTTGAAACCAAAAGAGATTTTTTTCCTTCCGCAAAAATATCAGTAACATCAAAATTCCCTTTTGTAATCTGGCTAACTTTTGCATTTTTAAGATCTACAGAAAATAACTGAACAGTTCCACGAAACGCTGCATTAAAGTAGATACTTTTAGAATCGCTGCTCCAGAAAGTTGTTCCGGTTACGCTTTCGTCCCAGTTTCCTGTCATATTGCTTTTTGCACCGGTTTTCCAGTCCATTACCACAATATCATTTTTATCTGCTTCATATCCTTCTCGCTCCATACTTTGCCACAACAACCATTTACCATCTGGTGAAAATTTTGGGTTCACATCATAACCCATCATTCCTTCAGTTAAATTTTTTGTCGTTGCTGACGCTAAATCGTAAGCGAAGATATCTGTATTTGTACTTGTAGAATATTCTTTACCACTTTTAGGCTTTGTAACATACAGAAGTTTTGAAGAATCCGGACTAAAGACAAAATCTTCTGCTCCGCCGAAAGGTCTTTGCGGAGAATCCCACGTTTTTCCTTCCAATAAATCTTTAGCAGAATCTACACTTGAAGAAGTATCAACCACAAAAACATGGTTGTATTTCCCTTCATTAAAATAATCCCAGTGTCTGTGATTGAGATCTGTGTAAATCTGTGCAGTTGTTTTTGGAGTATCTGCATATTTATCTTTCCCCATCAGTTTTTCCACCAAAACCTGCTTGCTGAAAGCAATTTTCTTTCCATCAGGAGAAATAACGATGTTATCAGCTTCACCAATGGTGTAAAATTCTGTCCACGTTTTTCCGCTGTCTTTTGAAAGATAGATTTTCTCACCTTCCTGAGCGTACAATCCGTTTTTATCCCATTGAACTAAAGCTTTTTTACCTAAATCAATTTTAGAAGACTGATTATTGATCACATTCAGGAAATAGTTTTCGTTTTTTGTTTTTTCAGTTTTTAGATCAACCTGTCCTACTTTATAGATCAGCGATGATTGATCGGGTGAAACAGCCTGCACTCCTACTTTTTTCAAAGTCCAAAGAATTTCAGGTGTCATGAGTTGTTGTGCATTCATTAAGAAAGGCGCTGCCAAAGCGAGCAGACTGTACTTAAGTTTCATATTCTGTACTATTTTTATGAACTTTCGGGATTTTGAAATCTCCTCGGTTCTTTTATTATTCTAAGATTGCCAAAGTTAATATTTAAAATAAAAAGAAGTGAAAAATTGAAGAATAAGTTTTGAATCTTTTCGAATTGTAAACCCTACATTATCAATAATTGTAAAAACCTTTACACAGTCACACTGGTTTTCGTTAGTTTTAAATTTGCAAAACACAAAAGCTACACATACATTTACAATCATGTATTTTATGATTAACGATGTCACTTCGGAATCATTAAAAATTATTATTAAGATTTAAAATAAAACCATGCGAAAAGTATCACTTTTTATTGCCACAAGTTTAGACGGTTATATTGCTAAACCGAATGATGATCTCAGTTTCCTGAAAATTGTAGAAAAAGAAGGTGAAGATTATGGTTATTCAGAATTTACAGAAAACAGTGACACCTTAATTATCGGGCGAAAAACTTATGATTATGTGCTTAAAGAATTAGGATCATCTCATTACGATAATGGGAAAAGAGATGTCTATGTCATTACAAGAACTGAAAAACCCAATGTTGGAAGAACCACTTTTCACACAGGAAATCTGACTGATTTGGTAAAACAACTACAATCTGAAAACGGAAAAAATATTTATTGTGACGGTGGCTCAGAAATAATAAACGAATTATTAAAGAACGATTTGGTAGATGAATTTATAATTTCTATTGTTCCTGTTTTATTAGGTAACGGAACAAGACTTTTTAAAGACGGAAGACCAGAACAGGAGCTTCAGTTTGTGAGTGCAAAAACATACGAGACGGGACTGACACAGCTTTATTATAAAAGAAAATCAGAATAAAAACAAACTATAGAAATAGTTTTACGAATTTTTTCTAAACATGCAAATCCCCGCAAAATTAATAGCGGGGATTAAACTTTTAACTGACTACATCGTCATTTTCTTCTTCGTGATCATCTTCATTATCGCTTCTGCTGTATAGATTATTTTCTTCATCAGGAAGCTGATCTGTGATTTGTTCAAAATTATCATCATCCTCTGCTCCCGGAATATCTAAGCCATAAGGCATTCCGTCGTTGACGTGCCCGGGATTGGTGATGGGATTTCCGTCTCCGTCTAAAGGAATGTGTTCTTCTTTATTGAAAATATCTTCACTTGGTCTGTAATCCATTTCCTCCAGTTTTCTGTCTTGCTCGTTTTTGTTATCTTCAGTTATCATAATAATTATATTTAGTGTTGAATTAGAATAGACAAAAATGGTTCCAATTGGATAAGAGACAAGGAAAAAGTTGAAAGAATCAAGTTGGAAAATTGCAACTTTCTTTTAAAGATTTCAAATTAAATCGAATCCCAAGTTTAATATACTTCCGGATTTGCAATATGCGGCATTTTTTGTCCTTTAGAAAAAGCAATAATATTTTCTGCAGCCAGTCTTGCCATTCCATTTCGGGCTTCTATCGTTGCCGAACCAATGTGTGGAAGAACGCACACATTCGACAATTGTAAAATAGGATCATTATCTTCAATAGGTTCCGGGTTGGTAACGTCTAAACCAGCGCCCCAAATCTGCCCTGAAACCAAAGCCTGATACAAATCTTTCTGATTATGAAAACCTCCTCTCGCCGTATTGATAAAAATTGAGTTCTTTTTCATTTTTTCAAAAACTGAAGCGTTAAAAAGATCACTTTTTTCAGGTTTAAAATTGGCATGAATACTCAAAACATCCGATTGCTCGATCAATTTATCAAAAGAAACATATTTTGCATTCAGTTCTTTTTCGGCTTCTTCATTATGATTTCTGTTGTGATAAATGATATTCATTCCGAAAGCTTTCTTACATTTTTGAGCCATTTCAAAACCAATTCTTCCTAAGCCGAAAATACCCAACGTTTTACCATACAATTCCTGCCCGAGCTCATAAAGTGGATCAAAATTCCCCCAATTCCCATCTTTCACTTTTTGAAAATAAAAACTTGCTCTTCGGGAAACCGATTGCATCAGTAAAAATGCAACATCAGAAGTAGCCCGGCTCAAAACATCTGGCGTATTTCCTACCGGAATATTTCTTTTGGTAGCTTCTTTAATATCAACATGATCAAAACCTACGCTGAACAATGCAATTGCCTTTACGTTTGGACATTTCTCAAAAAATTCCTGATCAAATTTATTAGCGCCAACATTTAAAATTGTATCGGTATTTTTACAGTATTCTAACCATTCTTCATGTGACAAATCATCATTTTCAGGGATTATAACTTCCAAACCGGCTTCCTCCAGCATTGTAATTCCTGTTTCGGGAATTCTTTTGTTTATAAAAACTTTCATTATTTTATTATTTAGACAAATAAAAACCTCACTACTTTTACAAGTGAGGTTCCTATTAATTATTATTGACTTATTTTCTTGATTTCATTCAAATTAAAGTCCAATTTTCGTTCCGAAAAATCTCAGATTAATGTTTTAAATGAATTATTTCAATCTGATCAA from Chryseobacterium indoltheticum encodes the following:
- a CDS encoding four helix bundle protein, with the translated sequence MRENDLLTRTFEFGVNCLIFLRKLPNDSESKLIRFQLGKSATSIGANYEESQAGSSKADFRNKVKIALREARESNFWLRVLEKLDGYDSDEFKFLLKESSELKNILAAIVNNTKL
- a CDS encoding polyprenyl synthetase family protein translates to MANIVEEIKQPINEEMKLFEQKFYESMQSRVALLDKVTRFIVTTKGKQMRPMFVFLCAKLIGDVNEKTYRGASMIELIHTATLVHDDVVDESFKRRNFFSINALWKNKIAVLVGDFLLSKAVLLSTDHKDYDLLSVISRTIREMSEGELLQLEKARKLDITEDVYYEIIRQKTATLIAACCEIGALSNNADEALAKKMMQFGTYTGMAFQIKDDLFDYLSSNVIGKPVGIDIKEQKMTLPLIHTLKIAGETDRKYYFNTIKRYNNDQKRVKELIAFVKSSGGLDYAITVMKDFQQKAKDILNEFPDSQVRESLHKMLDYVIERKF
- a CDS encoding S9 family peptidase, which gives rise to MKLKYSLLALAAPFLMNAQQLMTPEILWTLKKVGVQAVSPDQSSLIYKVGQVDLKTEKTKNENYFLNVINNQSSKIDLGKKALVQWDKNGLYAQEGEKIYLSKDSGKTWTEFYTIGEADNIVISPDGKKIAFSKQVLVEKLMGKDKYADTPKTTAQIYTDLNHRHWDYFNEGKYNHVFVVDTSSSVDSAKDLLEGKTWDSPQRPFGGAEDFVFSPDSSKLLYVTKPKSGKEYSTSTNTDIFAYDLASATTKNLTEGMMGYDVNPKFSPDGKWLLWQSMEREGYEADKNDIVVMDWKTGAKSNMTGNWDESVTGTTFWSSDSKSIYFNAAFRGTVQLFSVDLKNAKVSQITKGNFDVTDIFAEGKKSLLVSKTDINHASELFSVNLKNGELSQVTDVNKDTYAKLAQGKSELKMVKTTDGKEMGVWFHYPPNFDPNKKYPTLVYCQGGPQSGLTQFFSTRWNFALMAANGYVVVAPNRRGMPGWGTKWNEAISKDWGGQPMRDYLAATDYAKTLPYVDGDRVAAVGASYGGYSVFMLAGIHENRFKTFIAHDGLFDMKSWYLTTEELWFANWDLGSPWEKPLPKAYTEFNPSNFVDKWNRPIMIFQGGIDYRVPYEQGQEAFQAAKLRGLKSKLVYFPNENHWVLHPQNGLVWQREFFDWLKETL
- a CDS encoding dihydrofolate reductase family protein — protein: MRKVSLFIATSLDGYIAKPNDDLSFLKIVEKEGEDYGYSEFTENSDTLIIGRKTYDYVLKELGSSHYDNGKRDVYVITRTEKPNVGRTTFHTGNLTDLVKQLQSENGKNIYCDGGSEIINELLKNDLVDEFIISIVPVLLGNGTRLFKDGRPEQELQFVSAKTYETGLTQLYYKRKSE
- the rlmN gene encoding 23S rRNA (adenine(2503)-C(2))-methyltransferase RlmN → MKDIRTLSLDQLKDYFGSLGEKPFRAKQVYDWLWSKNLHSIEEMTNLSKQLRDKISEEYTINPVSVDQLQKSTDGTIKNGVKLHDGLLVESVLIPTETRTTACVSSQVGCSLNCEFCATARLKRMRNLEVAEIVDQVALIDSQSKMYFNRPLSNIVFMGMGEPMMNYKNVVEAIRKITQPEGLGMSPRRITVSTSGIPKMIKMLADDELRVKLALSLHSAIESKRNEIMPFSDKFPLTDIMESLQYWYKKTGSVVTFEYCVWKGINDGDEDIKALIKYCKQIPSKVNLIQYNPIGDGKYDQCNKKAEDNYVRQLENAGITVMIRKSRGGDIDAACGQLANKVTD
- a CDS encoding DNA-deoxyinosine glycosylase, with product MENRISSFPPFIDSQSKILILGSIPGVKSLEKQQYYAHPQNKFWKIIFELFNEEFTEDYSERIDILKKNNIAIWDVIDSCERKGSLDSEIKNEEANQIGTLLESYPNIQAIFCNGGKSYKNLQKLLGKNFRIPIYLLPSTSPLHTISFERKFEDWKKVLDYL
- a CDS encoding AIM24 family protein, producing MSKYSIESFVNETKENPLERDYFELEKPALLEINLNNQSVWTKTGSMVGYIGNINFERQGMLSGGLGNLLKKAISGEGAKLMKAEGTGKLYVADDGKKVRILHLNNETVCVNGNDILAHEQSIKSDITMLKSIAGVMSGGLFQVKLSGTGHIAITTHGEPLTLLVTPDAPVFTDPNATVAWSGNLSPELKTNVSFKSLIGRGSGEEFQMKFSGNGWVLIQPYEEVYRLEK
- the queA gene encoding tRNA preQ1(34) S-adenosylmethionine ribosyltransferase-isomerase QueA, producing MKTSDFNFDLPEELLAEHPSEHRDEARLMVLDRKTQTIEHKLFKDVVDYFDEKDLFIFNNTKVFPARLYGNKEKTGAKIEVFLLRELDKETRVWDVLVDPARKIRIGNKLFFTEDESLVAEVIDNTTSRGRTLRFLFDGSYEEFRSKLKELGETPLPKYIKRDVEPEDAERYQTIYAKVEGAVAAPTAGLHFSKHLMKRLEIKGIDFAEVTLHVGLGTFNPIEVEDLSKHKMESEEIIIDEKNAEIINRAVQENRRVCAVGTTTMRAIETSVSSNRKISAFNGWTNKFIYPPHDFGIANTMITNFHTPKSTLMMMIAAFAGKDFLMHAYEEAVKEKYKFYSYGDAMLII
- a CDS encoding 2-hydroxyacid dehydrogenase, whose product is MKVFINKRIPETGITMLEEAGLEVIIPENDDLSHEEWLEYCKNTDTILNVGANKFDQEFFEKCPNVKAIALFSVGFDHVDIKEATKRNIPVGNTPDVLSRATSDVAFLLMQSVSRRASFYFQKVKDGNWGNFDPLYELGQELYGKTLGIFGLGRIGFEMAQKCKKAFGMNIIYHNRNHNEEAEKELNAKYVSFDKLIEQSDVLSIHANFKPEKSDLFNASVFEKMKKNSIFINTARGGFHNQKDLYQALVSGQIWGAGLDVTNPEPIEDNDPILQLSNVCVLPHIGSATIEARNGMARLAAENIIAFSKGQKMPHIANPEVY